The following coding sequences lie in one Glycine soja cultivar W05 chromosome 16, ASM419377v2, whole genome shotgun sequence genomic window:
- the LOC114390528 gene encoding U-box domain-containing protein 44-like, with protein sequence MMVLDVLSGPTGTAISQTVDTIADFLVTANDVLVQKDSFKELAAYMERIKPVLEELRKGKVSDSERFNRTIEIMNKEIKDANQLCLDCSKKSKFYLLMNCRSIAKSLENHTKQLSRALGLLPLATTGLSSGIGEEIEKLCEDMKTAGFKAALAEEEILEKIESGIRENNVDRSYANKLLLDITDAVGIGNERSTIKIELEEFKSEIENARVRKDLAEAMQMDQIIALLERADAASSTKDKELKYFAKRQSLGTQIMEPLQSFYCPITQDVMVDPVEISSGQTFERSAIEKWFAEGNKLCPLTLIPLDTSILRPNKKLKQSIQEWKDRNIMITIATLKEKILSGNDEEVLHDLETLQTLCEEKNQHREWVILEDYIQTLIQILSKNRDIRKLSLFILGMLAKDNEDAKKRISAADHAIESIVRSLGRRPEERKLAVALLLELSKYDAAREHIGKVQGCILLLVTMSSGDDNQAARDATELLENLSYSAQNVIQMAKTNYFKHLLQHLSTGPDDVKMTMATNLAEMELTDHNRESLFDGGVLVPLLHMFLHNDLQVKTVAIKALKNLSSSKKNGQEMIRQGAARPLLNLLFNQSLHTTGLWEDVAAIIMQLAASTISQDSQTPVLLLDFDDDVSRLFNLVSVPQSAVQVQQNIIQTFYSLCQTPSASFIRTKLIECSAVPELVQLCENENLNLRASAVKLFSCLVESCDEGIIQEHVNQKCINTLLQIIKSPSDEEEILSAMGIICYLPEVDQITQWLLDAGALPIIKTYVQNGENRDHQRNNLVENAIGALCRFTVPTNLEWQKSAAETGIMTLLVQLLENGTNLTKQRVAQSLAQFSKSSFKLSRPISKRKGLWCFSAPADIGCMVHEGICSVKSSFCLLEANAVGPLTRTLGEPDPGVCEASLDALLTLIEGERLQSGSKVLSEANAIPLIIRYLGSTSPGLQEKSLHALERIFRLVEYKQMYGASAQMPLVDLTQRGNGSVRSMSARILAHLNVLHDQSSYF encoded by the exons ATGATGGTTCTAGATGTGTTATCTGGTCCTACCGGAACGGCCATTTCTCAAACTGTAGATACCATTGCtgacttcctagttactgccaATGATGTCCTTGTGCAAAAGGATAGTTTTAAGGAACTTGCTGCTTACATGGAAAGAATTAAGCCAGTCTTAGAAGAATTGAGGAAAGGAAAAGTCAGTGATTCTGAGAGGTTCAACCGCACCATTGAGATCatgaataaagaaattaaagatgcaAACCAACTATGTCTAGATTGCAGCAAGAAGAGTAAGTTTTATCTACTAATGAACTGCAGGTCCATAGCTAAGAGCTTAGAAAACCACACAAAACAGCTGAGTAGGGCACTTGGTCTTCTTCCTTTAGCCACAACAGGACTTTCTTCAGGAATAGGTGAAGAAATTGAAAAGCTATGCGAAGATATGAAGACAGCTGGATTTAAGGCAGCTCTAGCTGAAGAAGAGATTTTAGAGAAAATCGAGTCAGGGATAAGGGAAAACAATGTTGACCGTTCCTACGCCAATAAGTTGCTACTTGACATTACTGATGCTGTTGGGATTGGGAATGAGAGGTCAACAATAAAGATAGAACTTGAAGAGTTTAAGAGTGAGATTGAAAATGCGCGTGTTAGGAAGGACTTGGCCGAGGCTATGCAAATGGATCAAATCATTGCTTTGTTGGAAAGGGCTGATGCAGCTTCATCAACTAAGGACAAGGAACTCAAATACTTTGCGAAACGCCAATCTTTGGGTACTCAAATCATGGAGCCTTTGCAGTCATTTTATTGCCCCATCACCCAGGATGTTATGGTGGATCCTGTAGAAATTTCATCAGGGCAGACATTTGAGAGAAGTGCCATAGAAAAGTGGTTTGCTGAAGGAAACAAATTGTGCCCCTTGACCTTGATTCCTTTAGACACATCAATTTTGAGACCTAACAAAAAGTTGAAACAATCCATACAAGAGTGGAAAGATAGAAATATAATGATTACAATTGCcacattgaaagaaaaaatcctATCTGGAAATGATGAAGAAGTGCTGCATGATCTGGAAACTCTTCAGACTTTGTGTGAAGAAAAAAACCAACACAGGGAATGGGTGATTTTAGAGGATTACATACAAACTCTCATccaaattttgtcaaaaaaccGTGATAtaaggaaattatctcttttcatccTTGGCATGCTGGCAAAGGACAATGAAGACGCTAAG AAAAGAATTTCAGCCGCTGACCATGCAATTGAATCGATTGTTCGGTCTCTTGGACGTCGTCCTGAGGAAAGGAAGTTAGCAGTGGCGTTACTGCTCGAGTTATCCAAATATGATGCGGCACGAGAACACATTGGAAAAGTTCAAGGTTGCATACTACTATTGGTGACCATGTCTAGTGGAGATGACAATCAAGCTGCTAGAGATGCAACAGAGCTATTGGAGAATCTTTCGTACTCCGCTCAGAATGTTATACAGATGGCAAAAACAAATTACTTCAAGCATTTATTGCAGCATCTCTCCACAG GACCAGATGACGTAAAGATGACTATGGCCACAAATTTAGCCGAAATGGAGTTAACTGACCACAATAGGGAGTCCTTATTTGATGGTGGTGTACTGGTTCCTCTTCTTCACATGTTCTTACATAATGATCTACAGGTGAAAACTGTTGCTATTAAGGCACTTAAGAATTTATCCAGCTCAAAGAAAAATGGACAGGAAATGATAAGACAGGGAGCTGCACGGCCACTACTTAACCTTCTTTTCAATCAAAGCTTACACACCACAGGTTTGTGGGAAGATGTAGCAGCCATAATTATGCAACTTGCTGCATCAACTATCTCTCAGGATTCCCAAACACCTGTTTTATTACtagattttgatgatgatgtttCCCGTCTCTTCAATTTAGTTAGTGTCCCACAGTCTGCTGTGCAAGTGCAACAAAACATTATCCAGACCTTTTATTCCTTGTGTCAAACACCCTCAGCTTCATTTATCAGAACCAAACTAATAGAG TGCTCAGCGGTTCCAGAATTGGTTCAACTGTGTGAGAATGAAAACCTAAACCTACGAGCAAGTGCTGTAAAgttgttttcttgcttggtaGAGAGTTGTGACGAAGGCATCATACAGGAGCATGTGAATCAGAAATGCATTAATACTCTACTCCAGATCATAAAATCTCCATCTGATGAAGAGGAAATACTTTCTGCCATGGGAATAATATGCTATCTTCCCGAAGTTGACCAGATAACTCAATGGCTTTTGGATGCTGGTGCACTGCCAATCATTAAAACTTACGTCCAAAATGGGGAAAACAGAGATCATCAAAGGAATAACTTAGTAGAGAATGCCATTGGTGCCCTATGTCGTTTTACAGTTCCAACAAACTTGGAATGGCAAAAAAGTGCAGCTGAAACTGGGATCATGACTCTTTTAGTGCAGCTGCTTGAAAATGGAACAAACTTGACAAAGCAACGCGTGGCACAGTCTCTTGCTCAATTTTCTAAAAGCTCATTTAAGCTGAGCCGGCCAATATCAAAGCGCAAAGGACTGTGGTGTTTCTCAGCTCCTGCTGACATTGGCTGCATGGTTCATGAAGGAATATGCTCAGTCAAATCATCATTTTGCCTTTTGGAGGCTAATGCAGTTGGACCACTCACAAGGACTCTTGGGGAACCTGATCCCGGAGTTTGTGAGGCTTCTTTGGACGCTCTATTAACATTAATTGAAGGTGAAAGACTTCAGAGTGGTAGTAAAGTGCTTTCAGAAGCAAATGCCATACCACTAATAATAAGATACCTTGGCTCCACCTCCCCTGGCTTGCAGGAGAAGTCTCTACATGCTTTGGAAAGGATTTTTCGGCTGGTCGAATACAAACAGATGTATGGAGCCTCAGCTCAAATGCCTCTAGTTGACTTAACTCAGAGGGGTAATGGTAGTGTTAGGTCCATGTCAGCTAGAATATTGGCACATTTGAACGTGCTTCACGATCAATCTTCATATTTCtaa
- the LOC114390163 gene encoding pentatricopeptide repeat-containing protein At5g08510-like: MRQVKQIHGYTLRNGIDQTKILIEKLLEIPNLHYAHKVLHHSPKPTLFLYNKLIQAYSSHPQHQHQCFSLYSQMLLHSFLPNQHTFNFLFSACTSLSSPSLGQMLHTHFIKSGFEPDLFAATALLDMYTKVGTLELARKLFDQMPVRGVPTWNAMMAGHARFGDMDVALELFRLMPSRNVVSWTTMISGYSRSKKYGEALGLFLRMEQEKGMMPNAVTLASIFPAFANLGALEIGQRVEAYARKNGFFKNLYVSNAVLEMYAKCGKIDVAWKVFNEIGSLRNLCSWNSMIMGLAVHGECCKTLKLYDQMLGEGTSPDDVTFVGLLLACTHGGMVEKGRHIFKSMTTSFNIIPKLEHYGCMVDLLGRAGQLREAYEVIQRMPMKPDSVIWGALLGACSFHDNVELAEIAAESLFALEPWNPGNYVILSNIYASAGQWDGVAKLRKVMKGSKITKSAGHSFIEEGGQLHKFIVEDRSHPESNEIFALLDGVYEMIKLNRSAFECHLDLDLSNYS; encoded by the exons ATGAGGCAAGTGAAGCAAATTCATGGTTACACTCTAAGAAATGGCATAGACCAGACCAAAATCCTTATTGAGAAGCTACTTGAAATCCCAAACCTTCACTATGCACACAAGGTGTTGCACCATTCCCCAAAGCCAACCCTTTTCCTCTACAACAAGCTCATTCAAGCCTACTCCTCCCACCCTCAACACCAACACCAATGTTTCTCCCTTTACTCCCAAATGCTCCTTCATAGCTTCCTACCAAACCAACACACTTTCAACTTTCTCTTCTCTGCATGCACCTCCCTTTCTTCCCCATCCCTTGGCCAAATGCTCCATACCCATTTCATCAAATCAGGCTTTGAACCTGACCTCTTTGCAGCCACTGCTTTGCTTGACATGTATACAAAAGTTGGTACTTTGGAGCTGGCACGCAAACTGTTTGATCAAATGCCTGTGAGAGGGGTGCCCACGTGGAATGCTATGATGGCTGGGCATGCAAGATTTGGTGATATGGATgtagctttggaattgtttagATTGATGCCTTCTAGGAATGTGGTGTCATGGACCACCATGATATCAGGTTACTCGCGGAGCAAAAAGTACGGGGAGGCTTTGGGGTTGTTCCTGAGGATGGAGCAGGAGAAAGGGATGATGCCCAATGCAGTAACCTTGGCAAGCATTTTTCCAGCTTTTGCAAATCTTGGAGCACTGGAGATTGGGCAGAGGGTTGAAGCATACGCAAGGAAGAATGGGTTCTTTAAGAATTTATATGTGAGCAATGCTGTGTTGGAGATGTATGCAAAATGTGGTAAGATTGATGTTGCTTGGAAGGTGTTCAATGAGATTGGCAGCTTGAGAAACTTGTGCTCTTGGAATTCAATGATCATGGGTTTGGCTGTCCATGGAGAATGTTGCAAGACCCTTAAGCTTTATGATCAAATGCTG GGAGAAGGAACTTCACCTGATGATGTGACATTTGTGGGGCTCCTCTTGGCATGTACTCATGGAGGCATGGTTGAAAAAGGCAGGCATATCTTCAAGTCAATGACCACATCCTTCAACATTATTCCCAAACTAGAACACTATGGATGCATGGTTGATCTCCTAGGCCGTGCCGGGCAATTGAGAGAAGCTTATGAGGTAATACAAAGAATGCCCATGAAACCAGACTCAGTGATATGGGGAGCTCTATTGGGAGCTTGCAGCTTCCATGATAATGTTGAGCTGGCTGAGATTGCAGCCGAGTCTCTATTTGCACTTGAGCCTTGGAATCCAGGAAACTATGTCATTCTTTCCAACATTTATGCATCAGCTGGCCAATGGGATGGAGTTGCAAAGCTCAGGAAAGTGATGAAGGGAAGCAAAATTACAAAGTCAGCTGGACATAGTTTCATTGAAGAGGGAGGCCAACTGCATAAGTTCATTGTGGAAGATAGATCACATCCTGAAAGCAACGAAATTTTTGCCTTGCTTGATGGAGTTTATGAAATGATAAAGCTTAATAGAAGTGCATTTGAATGTCATTTGGATCTTGATTTGAGCAACTATTCATAG
- the LOC114390666 gene encoding calcium-transporting ATPase, endoplasmic reticulum-type-like has protein sequence MKVSMEEKPFPAWSWSVEQCLKEYGVKLDKGLSTYEVQKRLEKYGWNELAKEKGKPLWELVLEQFDDMLVKILLAAAFISFLLAYFHGSDSEESGFEAYVEPLVIILILVLNAIVGVWQENNAEKALEALKELQCESGKVLRDGYFVPDLPARELVPGDIVELHVGDKAPADMRVAALKTSILRVEQSSLTGEAMPVLKGTNPVFLDDCELQAKENMVFAGTTVVNGSCVCIVITTGMDTEIGKIQKQIHEASQEESDTPLKKKLDEFGNRLTTAIGLVCLIVWVINYKNFISWDVVDGWPSNIKFSFQKCTYYFKIAVALAVAAIPEGLPAVITTCLALGTRKMAQKNAIVRKLPSVETLGCTTVICSDKTGTLTTNQMAVTEFFTLGGKTTASRLIGVEGTTYDPKDGGIVDWGCYNMDVNLQVMAEICAVCNDAGIYFDGRLFRATGLPTEAALKVLVEKMGVPDAKSRNKIRDNTELAANNMMNGNTVVKLGCCEWWNKRSKKVATLEFDRIRKSMSVIVREPNGQNRLLVKGAVESLLERSSHVQLADGSVVPIDDQCRELLLQRLQEMSSKGLRCLGFAYNDDLGEFSDYYADTHPAHKKLLDPTHYSSIESDLVFVGIIGLRDPPREEVHKAIEDCKEAGIRVMVITGDNKSTAEAICREIKLFSKDEDLTGQSLTGKEFISFSPSEQVKILLRPGGKVFSRAEPRHKQEIVRLLKEMGEIVAMTGDGVNDAPALKLADIGIAMGITGTEVAKEASDMVLADDNFSTIVSAVAEGRSIYNNMKSFIRYMISSNVGEVISIFLTAALGIPECMIPVQLLWVNLVTDGPPATALGFNPADIDIMQKPPRRNDDPLISSWVLFRYLVIGSYVGLATVGIFVLWYTQASFLGINLVSDGHTIIELSQLRNWGECPSWSNFTIAPFEVAGGRLITFSNPCDYFSVGKVKAMTLSLSVLVAIEMFNSLNALSEENSLRKLPPWRNPWLLVAMSISLGLHCLILYTPFLAEVFGVIPLSLNEWFMVLLISAPVILIDEILKLVVRSHRRLLTKEKEA, from the exons ATGAAggtttcaatggaggaaaaaccATTCCCTGCATGGTCCTGGTCCGTTGAACAGTGTTTGAAAGAGTACGGTGTGAAACTGGACAAGGGTCTGAGTACTTATGAGGTTCAGAAGCGGCTCGAAAAGTATGGTTGGAATGAGTTAGCAAAGGAGAAGGGAAAACCCTTGTGGGAACTTGTGTTGGAACAATTTGATGACATGCTGGTGAAGATACTTTTGGCTGCAGCCTTCATATCATTTCTCTTGGCTTACTTTCACGGAAGTGACTCGGAGGAGTCCGGATTCGAGGCATATGTGGAGCCGCTCGTGATAATTTTGATTCTGGTTCTTAATGCAATTGTTGGGGTTTGGCAAGAGAACAATGCAGAGAAGGCCCTTGAAGCTCTCAAAGAGTTGCAATGTGAGTCCGGAAAAGTGTTAAGGGATGGCTATTTTGTGCCTGATTTGCCTGCAAGAGAGCTTGTTCCTGGTGATATCGTGGAGCTGCATGTTGGAGATAAGGCCCCCGCTGACATGAGAGTTGCGGCTTTGAAAACCTCGATATTGAGGGTTGAGCAAAGTTCTTTAACCGGAGAAGCAATGCCGGTTCTCAAGGGAACAAATCCTGTTTTCTTGGATGACTGTGAGTTGCAGGCTAAAGAGAACATGGTGTTTGCAGGCACCACTGTTGTCAATGGGAGTTGTGTTTGCATTGTTATCACCACAGGAATGGACACTGAAATTGGAAAGATACAGAAGCAGATACATGAGGCTTCTCAGGAGGAGAGTGACACCCCTTTGAAGAAGAAGCTGGATGAGTTTGGTAACAGGCTTACCACTGCAATTGGGCTAGTTTGTCTCATTGTTTGGGTTATTAATTACAAGAATTTCATTTCTTGGGATGTTGTGGATGGATGGCCCTCAAACATCAAATTTTCATTCCAAAAGTGTACCTACTATTTCAAAATTGCTGTTGCCCTTGCTGTTGCTGCTATCCCTGAAGGCCTTCCTGCTGTTATCACAACTTGTTTAGCACTCGGTACACGGAAAATGGCTCAAAAGAATGCAATTGTGAGAAAGCTTCCAAGTGTGGAAACTTTGGGATGTACCACTGTGATATGTTCAGACAAAACTGGCACTTTGACAACAAATCAGATGGCTGTGACAGAGTTCTTTACTTTGGGAGGGAAAACCACTGCTTCTAGACTCATTGGTGTTGAAGGCACAACTTATGATCCTAAGGATGGGGGCATTGTTGATTGGGGTTGCTATAACATGGATGTCAATTTGCAAGTCATGGCTGAAATATGTGCTGTTTGTAATGATGCCGGGATTTACTTCGACGGTCGCCTTTTTAGAGCCACAGGTTTGCCTACTGAAGCTGCTCTCAAAGTTTTGGTTGAAAAAATGGGAGTTCCAGATGCAAAGTCAAGGAACAAAATTCGCGATAATACAGAACTTGCTGCAAACAACATGATGAATGGCAACACTGTGGTGAAGTTAG GATGCTGTGAGTGGTGGAATAAAAGATCCAAAAAGGTAGCTACTTTGGAGTTTGATCGAATTCGGAAGTCGATGAGTGTCATTGTTCGTGAACCAAATGGTCAAAATCGGCTTCTTGTCAAG GGTGCTGTTGAGAGTTTACTGGAGCGTAGTTCACATGTGCAACTTGCTGATGGATCTGTGGTTCCAATAGATGATCAATGCAGGGAACTACTTCTTCAAAGACTCCAGGAGATGAGTTCAAAGGGATTGCGTTGCTTGGGTTTCGCATATAACGACGACTTAGGAGAATTTTCAGACTATTATGCTGACACTCATCCTGCACACAAGAAATTGCTTGATCCAACACACTACTCATCCATTGAAAGTGATCTAGTTTTTGTTGGCATTATTGGTTTAAGA GACCCTCCTCGTGAGGAAGTTCACAAAGCAATTGAGGATTGTAAGGAAGCTGGCATTAGAGTTATGGTGATAACTGGAGATAATAAGTCAACAGCAGAGGCTATTTGTAGGGAAATCAAATTGTTCTCTAAAGATGAGGATCTCACAGGGCAAAGTTTGACTGGTAAGGAATTCATCTCATTTTCTCCTTCAGAACAAGTTAAAATATTGTTGAGACCTGGAGGCAAGGTTTTCTCTCGAGCTGAGCCTAGACACAAGCAAGAAATTGTTAGACTACTGAAGGAAATGGGAGAGATTGTTGCAATGACTGGAGATGGTGTAAATGATGCACCTGCTCTTAAGCTTGCCGACATAGGGATTGCTATGGGCATCACTGGGACAGAG GTTGCAAAAGAAGCTTCAGATATGGTGCTTGCAGATGACAATTTTAGTACCATAGTTTCAGCTGTTGCTGAGGGTCGCTCTATTTATAATAACATGAAGTCATTTATCAG GTACATGATATCATCCAATGTTGGGGAAGTAATATCCATATTCTTGACTGCTGCTCTGGGGATCCCAGAATGCATGATTCCAGTGCAACTTCTGTGGGTGAATTTGGTGACTGATGGTCCACCTGCAACAGCTCTTGGTTTTAACCCTGCTGATATTGATATCATGCAGAAACCACCTCGCAGAAATGATGATCCTCTAATAAGTTCTTGGGTTCTTTTCCGTTATCTG GTAATTGGTTCCTATGTGGGACTAGCCACAGTTGGCATTTTTGTCTTGTGGTACACTCAAGCATCTTTTCTTGGCATCAACCTTGTGAGTGATGGTCACACAATCATAGAATTGTCCCAGCTTCGCAACTGGGGGGAGTGTCCCTCATGGTCTAATTTCACCATTGCTCCATTTGAGGTTGCTGGGGGTAGATTGATCACATTTTCAAATCCATGTGATTATTTCTCAGTTGGCAAAGTAAAGGCCATGACCCTCTCTCTCTCAGTCTTGGTGGCAATTGAGATGTTTAACTCTTTGAATGCCCTCTCAGAAGAGAATAGCTTGAGGAAACTACCACCTTGGAGGAACCCTTGGCTTTTGGTGGCTATGTCAATATCATTAGGACTACATTGCCTCATACTCTACACCCCATTCCTTGCAGAAGTGTTTGGTGTTATTCCACTTAGTTTGAACGAGTGGTTTATGGTACTTTTGATATCAGCACCTGTTATTCTTATTGATGAGATTCTAAAGTTAGTGGTGAGGAGTCATAGAAGGTTGTTGACTAAGGAGAAAGAAGCATGA